In Candidatus Babeliales bacterium, the following proteins share a genomic window:
- a CDS encoding phospholipase D-like domain-containing protein, with product MKLYSIILSLSAFFLFCFQAKIEAALGPDSKQEKSPKKVKLYGYEDQYGFEEMIADLKNAQPNDIIFINQFILSNTDYLKALEQAVLNGATVQAIINSTTQSIELGRDLQKKGIQVFVLNPKLGQSLHTKSTGSVGKFLYDGSANATHQAYSGNKETVMRIISQEIIESAFNSHKALIKKSIPLEKFDQAVLSPTKLPRSPIKPPLVETPKKPTRITSLDTNIRRTLKRRIENTQDEDLWINLYGIDQKDMEAVIEQKHQNIKVLCVNFHNLANPETKKFLIKLRRNDVPVYIYNVDGKEKFANKYPLINHQKIIIRGNLVMTGSENPTEKNSRDINQFTFFPDAELAKELRNQIEAIAAESTAIEDIKTLEAEFRDWYIKKSLDRFEHRTNFDNISPKYEYLHYKVLNTIAQNIEALGSNHPAYEYLKARIATLKQKIKDAALKSAQPDFQDPFPTLPS from the coding sequence ATGAAGTTATATTCTATTATTCTATCGTTATCGGCTTTTTTTCTTTTTTGTTTTCAAGCAAAGATTGAGGCAGCACTAGGGCCAGATTCCAAACAAGAAAAGTCCCCAAAGAAAGTTAAGCTGTATGGGTATGAAGACCAGTACGGATTTGAAGAAATGATAGCAGATCTCAAGAATGCACAACCAAACGATATTATTTTCATTAATCAGTTTATCCTCTCAAATACGGATTATCTTAAAGCTTTAGAACAAGCTGTTTTGAATGGCGCTACTGTTCAGGCAATTATTAATTCCACAACGCAATCGATAGAACTTGGTCGTGATTTACAAAAAAAAGGGATACAAGTTTTTGTTTTAAATCCGAAGCTGGGCCAATCACTGCATACCAAATCTACTGGATCTGTTGGTAAGTTCCTTTATGACGGGTCAGCAAACGCAACCCATCAGGCTTATTCAGGAAATAAAGAAACTGTTATGCGAATCATTAGTCAAGAGATTATCGAATCAGCGTTTAACTCGCATAAGGCGTTAATAAAAAAATCTATTCCGCTCGAAAAATTTGACCAAGCGGTACTTTCCCCAACTAAACTGCCGCGCTCGCCAATCAAGCCTCCGCTTGTTGAGACCCCAAAAAAACCAACACGAATCACCAGTTTAGACACAAACATTCGGCGCACACTCAAAAGACGGATAGAAAATACACAAGATGAAGATTTATGGATCAATCTTTATGGCATCGATCAAAAAGATATGGAAGCAGTGATCGAGCAAAAACATCAAAATATTAAAGTATTATGTGTTAATTTTCACAATCTTGCTAATCCAGAAACAAAAAAATTTCTGATAAAGCTTAGACGAAACGATGTTCCTGTTTATATATATAACGTTGATGGGAAAGAGAAATTTGCCAATAAATATCCGCTCATTAATCACCAGAAAATAATAATTCGTGGCAATTTAGTAATGACTGGATCAGAAAATCCAACCGAAAAAAATAGCCGCGATATTAACCAGTTTACATTTTTCCCAGATGCAGAACTTGCCAAAGAGCTGAGAAATCAAATAGAAGCAATTGCTGCTGAATCTACAGCAATTGAAGATATAAAAACCCTTGAAGCAGAGTTTAGAGATTGGTACATAAAAAAGAGCCTGGATCGTTTTGAGCACCGAACCAATTTTGATAATATTTCCCCCAAATATGAGTACTTACATTATAAAGTACTCAACACCATAGCACAAAACATTGAAGCGCTGGGCTCGAATCACCCAGCTTATGAATATCTGAAAGCGCGTATCGCTACCCTAAAACAAAAAATCAAAGATGCTGCACTCAAATCTGCACAACCGGATTTTCAGGATCCTTTCCCTACCTTGCCTTCATAA
- a CDS encoding family 1 glycosylhydrolase: MRVLSVVFICLFSTIKAGSCAELTVLPKTFLKGIALSAYQNGGDIYGKSNWSHFEQQKSLLGKSTINRNQRCGSAADFWNRALDDIQLIKNLGCNAVRFSIEWAVIEPEQGVFNEEMLNWYEQYIDALIAADIVPTITLHHFVHPQWFDEIGGFQKEQNLEYFLRFSKLVFKRLSAKVPIWYTINEPTVYSFMGFILGMHSPGKVMNFNAAGTVLKNLLTAHCRVYKALKKMPNGASTQIGIVHQILHAHAYSNWSPFGRFTAWFLNFCAAHKQTKKFLQTGIFEYKIPGIVDIYAELPGAPRCYDFIGINYYSRLIVGNKGPTCMPGEIMTDMEYALYPDGIYDAITDMASLGVPIYITENGIPDAKDQHRALFIELYTQKIYEAMKDGFDVRGYFYWTLMDNYEWDRGFDQKFGLYKVDFATKERSLRNGSLSFINSFLPS; this comes from the coding sequence ATGCGCGTTCTCTCTGTAGTTTTTATCTGCCTATTCAGTACCATAAAAGCAGGCTCTTGCGCTGAACTGACTGTATTACCAAAAACGTTTCTCAAAGGCATTGCCCTTTCTGCCTACCAAAACGGGGGCGATATTTATGGCAAAAGCAATTGGTCACATTTTGAACAGCAAAAAAGTTTATTAGGAAAATCTACCATAAACCGAAATCAGCGATGTGGATCTGCTGCCGATTTTTGGAATCGCGCTTTGGACGATATTCAGCTCATTAAAAACCTGGGATGCAATGCCGTTCGTTTTTCTATAGAGTGGGCTGTCATTGAGCCGGAACAGGGAGTTTTTAATGAAGAAATGCTCAACTGGTATGAACAATATATCGATGCACTTATTGCTGCAGACATCGTGCCGACTATCACGCTGCATCATTTTGTTCACCCACAGTGGTTTGATGAAATTGGCGGGTTTCAAAAAGAGCAAAACTTAGAATATTTCCTCAGATTTTCAAAATTAGTGTTCAAGAGATTAAGCGCCAAAGTGCCAATTTGGTATACGATTAACGAACCGACGGTTTACAGTTTTATGGGCTTTATTCTTGGTATGCACTCACCCGGAAAAGTAATGAATTTTAACGCAGCGGGAACCGTACTCAAAAATCTTTTAACGGCACACTGCCGCGTCTACAAAGCGCTGAAGAAAATGCCAAACGGAGCTTCAACGCAAATTGGGATTGTGCATCAAATATTGCATGCTCATGCCTATTCAAATTGGTCGCCATTTGGCCGATTTACCGCTTGGTTTTTAAATTTCTGCGCGGCTCACAAACAAACTAAAAAGTTTCTTCAAACAGGTATCTTTGAATACAAAATTCCTGGAATTGTCGATATCTATGCAGAACTTCCAGGAGCACCGCGATGTTATGATTTTATTGGTATCAATTATTATTCACGCCTAATTGTTGGAAATAAGGGGCCAACCTGTATGCCCGGCGAAATAATGACCGATATGGAATATGCTTTGTATCCCGATGGCATCTATGACGCGATTACCGATATGGCATCGTTGGGAGTACCAATTTATATAACCGAAAATGGCATTCCTGATGCAAAAGACCAGCATCGCGCACTATTTATAGAATTGTATACCCAAAAAATCTACGAAGCTATGAAAGATGGCTTTGATGTCCGAGGATATTTTTATTGGACCCTTATGGATAACTATGAATGGGATCGCGGTTTTGATCAAAAGTTTGGCCTTTATAAGGTTGATTTTGCGACCAAGGAACGATCATTGCGAAATGGCAGCTTGAGCTTTATTAATTCATTTCTTCCGTCTTGA
- a CDS encoding ankyrin repeat domain-containing protein yields the protein MKKSLNKFLMVIFLLGGSVDGVVEMEQGPEGTGWQLVQRPYVQDVPAYSNYYESSQVPQPNFGAMAPTLTPQEQIRINQQFVEAVHKKDPAILQKLIDEAVARGRRNPAEFVKLMTLPDASGWTPFMHAVEIGDPSRLNIFMDAFQKVLGNDTASLLKIVNYQDVHGRTALHLAAERRQIDEARLLLKRFVELFKNDKKSFFEILNNRDRHLGWTPLMAATYDSASEIIEAILKAAAQVLGVGTEYYNDVLNARGSFGRSAILLSIAPRDRWLLLQYGARDDVEPQDPLTKDLKTLGLKFLHYASHDGHEQDMEEFFQMLAERYPENYQAFLFVLTARDEGGWTALMNASADGNAEYVRIILSNAHKLFKTDTARVATPGREGERQEDPLWFSLVLNNADVHGRTSLHLAIARRHLETFKTLLSMEKEFLGNDRRTFNRFINHRTELNGFTPLLLAAFRSADDELSLNMIKILVERTLAGMGRDSIDYERFINARDLDRQSSVAYALSPRIRDYLKKNGAR from the coding sequence ATGAAAAAGAGTTTAAATAAATTTCTCATGGTAATTTTTTTGCTGGGCGGTTCGGTAGATGGCGTTGTTGAAATGGAGCAGGGCCCTGAAGGTACCGGGTGGCAGTTGGTGCAGAGGCCCTATGTGCAAGATGTACCGGCCTATAGTAATTATTACGAGAGCTCTCAGGTGCCTCAACCGAATTTCGGGGCAATGGCGCCTACACTGACTCCCCAAGAACAGATAAGAATCAATCAGCAATTTGTAGAAGCTGTGCACAAGAAGGATCCCGCCATCTTGCAAAAACTTATTGACGAAGCGGTCGCGCGTGGCAGGAGAAATCCTGCAGAATTTGTCAAATTAATGACCCTTCCAGATGCAAGTGGATGGACCCCATTTATGCATGCGGTAGAAATCGGCGATCCTTCGCGTCTTAATATTTTTATGGATGCGTTTCAAAAAGTATTAGGAAATGACACCGCTTCGCTTCTCAAGATTGTAAATTATCAGGATGTTCATGGACGAACTGCGCTGCACCTTGCTGCAGAGCGCCGTCAAATTGATGAAGCGCGATTGCTGCTTAAGCGATTCGTGGAACTTTTTAAAAACGATAAGAAATCGTTTTTTGAAATACTTAATAATCGTGATCGCCATTTGGGTTGGACTCCATTGATGGCTGCCACTTATGATAGTGCATCTGAAATAATTGAGGCGATTTTGAAAGCTGCTGCACAAGTGCTGGGTGTAGGTACTGAATATTATAACGATGTTCTTAATGCTCGAGGTTCGTTTGGCAGAAGCGCTATTCTCTTGAGCATCGCGCCCCGCGATCGCTGGCTTTTATTGCAATACGGAGCTCGAGACGATGTCGAGCCTCAAGACCCATTGACTAAAGATTTAAAAACCTTGGGATTAAAGTTTTTGCATTATGCGTCTCATGATGGGCACGAGCAAGATATGGAAGAGTTTTTCCAAATGCTTGCTGAAAGGTATCCAGAGAATTATCAAGCATTTCTGTTTGTATTGACGGCGCGTGATGAAGGCGGCTGGACAGCGCTTATGAACGCTTCGGCTGATGGTAATGCCGAGTATGTTCGGATTATTTTAAGCAATGCGCACAAGCTTTTTAAAACTGATACGGCGCGTGTAGCAACACCAGGAAGAGAAGGCGAGCGCCAAGAAGATCCGCTATGGTTTAGTCTCGTTTTAAATAACGCTGATGTGCATGGTCGCACGTCTTTGCATTTGGCAATCGCCCGGCGCCATTTAGAGACGTTTAAAACGCTTCTTTCTATGGAAAAAGAGTTTTTAGGAAACGATCGTCGCACCTTCAATCGATTCATAAATCATCGCACCGAACTCAATGGCTTTACGCCATTATTACTTGCAGCATTTCGTAGTGCAGACGATGAACTTTCTCTTAATATGATAAAAATACTTGTTGAGCGGACTTTGGCTGGAATGGGGCGAGATTCAATCGATTATGAACGTTTTATTAATGCGAGAGATTTAGATAGGCAATCATCAGTTGCATATGCTCTTTCGCCGCGCATCAGAGATTATCTAAAAAAGAACGGCGCGCGATAA
- a CDS encoding ribulose-phosphate 3-epimerase produces the protein MNRSKIKIFPSLISADLLNLRHEIDQVAPHCDGFHIDVMDGVFVPNLTWGFPFIAAILGSTSKPLFIHLMVIEPESFARRLDLSANCTVSFHIEAVSAPEILINYLRTKHWRVSIALKPSTDVQKLAPYIALVDEVLLMSVEPGFSGQQFLQSSISRLKELVTLRTQQKLSFSIGMDGGLNANNLPELFKNGLDSAAIASAIFSHRDRIDALKKLYECVK, from the coding sequence ATGAATCGATCAAAAATAAAAATATTTCCTTCGCTCATAAGCGCAGATCTTCTTAATCTGAGGCATGAAATTGATCAAGTCGCCCCGCACTGCGATGGCTTCCATATCGATGTGATGGATGGTGTTTTTGTACCAAATCTTACTTGGGGATTTCCTTTTATTGCAGCAATTCTGGGCTCTACCAGCAAACCACTTTTCATCCATCTAATGGTAATAGAGCCTGAATCATTTGCTCGCCGCCTTGACCTTTCTGCAAATTGCACCGTTTCTTTTCACATCGAAGCGGTTAGCGCTCCCGAAATTTTGATCAATTATTTAAGAACTAAGCATTGGCGAGTAAGCATCGCTCTCAAACCATCGACAGATGTGCAAAAATTGGCTCCCTACATAGCGCTCGTCGATGAAGTGCTCTTGATGTCGGTAGAGCCCGGTTTTTCTGGGCAACAATTTTTACAAAGCTCCATTTCACGATTGAAAGAACTCGTTACTTTACGTACACAACAAAAACTTAGTTTTAGCATCGGCATGGATGGCGGCTTAAATGCAAATAATCTCCCAGAGCTTTTTAAAAATGGATTAGATAGCGCAGCAATCGCCTCTGCCATTTTTTCTCACCGCGACAGAATCGATGCACTCAAAAAATTATACGAGTGCGTGAAATAA
- a CDS encoding VOC family protein, with product MNFNLRVSMVSLMHNKLDAGIAFYSMLGIPLTFQVPAKWAEFDLQGVKLFLYQVDEELPDHYSGLVLHVDDVAKFYEEFKEKITFVTPPTDLEYAYIARIKDPGNNIIGLVQPTPERVRAAMDQAKAGI from the coding sequence ATGAATTTTAATCTCCGTGTATCTATGGTAAGTTTGATGCACAATAAACTTGATGCAGGAATCGCTTTTTATTCGATGTTGGGAATTCCTTTAACCTTTCAAGTTCCGGCAAAATGGGCGGAATTTGATTTGCAGGGCGTAAAGTTATTTCTCTATCAAGTTGATGAGGAGCTTCCTGATCATTATAGTGGGTTGGTTCTTCACGTTGACGATGTCGCCAAATTTTATGAAGAATTTAAAGAAAAAATTACGTTCGTAACTCCGCCTACCGATCTTGAGTATGCATATATTGCTCGTATAAAAGACCCGGGCAATAATATTATCGGTTTAGTGCAGCCAACCCCTGAGCGGGTGCGTGCGGCAATGGATCAGGCAAAAGCAGGTATTTAG
- a CDS encoding aquaporin, which produces MRRFIMEFLGTFFFILTIALTNNPFAIASMLMAWVYIGAFVSGAHYNPMVSLAIAMRRRLSWDDLPTYMVAQIAGGFAAFAAAAFLHGHITIPAPGAEVTMMQAFVVEILLAFALALVILFVATSEKYSGNDIFGLAIGFTIPALAYLGGPISGGLFNPAIALGAALYGLVSGVHVSYHHLAMYLGGAFIGGALAAHAFDYFTEE; this is translated from the coding sequence GTGAGAAGATTTATTATGGAATTTCTCGGTACGTTTTTCTTTATTCTTACTATTGCGTTAACGAACAATCCTTTTGCTATTGCATCAATGCTAATGGCTTGGGTGTATATTGGCGCATTTGTTTCTGGAGCGCATTACAACCCGATGGTTTCTCTTGCTATCGCGATGAGAAGACGCCTTTCTTGGGACGATTTACCAACATATATGGTAGCGCAAATAGCCGGCGGCTTTGCTGCATTTGCTGCTGCTGCTTTTCTACATGGACACATCACCATCCCAGCTCCTGGCGCTGAGGTAACTATGATGCAAGCATTTGTAGTGGAAATACTTTTAGCATTTGCGCTCGCATTAGTTATCCTCTTTGTTGCAACTTCTGAAAAGTATAGCGGAAACGATATTTTTGGACTGGCAATCGGATTCACTATTCCAGCACTTGCTTATTTGGGCGGGCCGATTTCTGGTGGTCTTTTCAATCCAGCCATTGCACTTGGTGCAGCTCTTTATGGTCTCGTTTCAGGAGTACACGTTTCATATCATCATCTTGCCATGTATCTTGGCGGCGCATTCATTGGCGGCGCATTGGCTGCACATGCTTTCGATTACTTTACTGAAGAATAA